A stretch of DNA from Deinococcota bacterium:
AGGCCAGCCTGGTGACGGGCCTGGTGGTGCCGTCGAACTTGGGCTACGAGCCGGCGCTCGAGCCCTACCCCCATGACTTGGAGCGCGCCCGCGCACTTCTCGCCGAGGCGGGTTACCCCGAGGGCTTTGCCATAGGCATGGGCTGCCCCGCCGATGGCTACGTCAACATCAACGAGGTCTGTCTGGCCATTCAGCGCAGCCTGGCGCAGGTAGGCGTCGAGGTGAGCGTCGAGTTCAGGACCACCAACGCCTTCTGGAGCGAGCCGCGCTACGGCGCGGTCGGCCCGATGTACGTCGATTCCTGGTCGTCGGACGTGGGCGAGGCCCTGCCGCGCCTCCTGGGCGCGCTCTTGCCCGACAGCTTCTACAACACCTGGGAGGACGAGCGGCTTACCGAGCTGACCTTTCAAATCGCCCGCACGGTGGACGCTGAAGCGCGCGCCGAGCTCTACCGCGAACTCCAGCGCGTGATGTACGAGGACCCGCCCTTCATCTACCTCTACCAGCCCAACATCTTCGAGGCGGTGCGGGAGCGCGTTCAGGGCTACGCGCCGCGCCCCGCCGAGGAGTACTTCTTAAAGGGCGTGAGCGTCGAGGACTAGGGACTCGGCTAGGGGCCTGGGGTAGACTGGGTCGCCATGGCCGGTTTTATCCTGAGACGTCTCGCGCAGGCCCTCCTCTTCGCGGTGGGGGCGGTCGTCCTGGTCTTTTTCATGGTGCGCCTGACCGGCGACCCCAGCGCGCTCATGCTCGCCCGCGAGGCCACGCCCGAGCAGCGCGCGGCGTTTCGGACCGCGACGGGTCTCGACCGGCCGCTCTTTGAACAGCTCGCGCGCTACCTGGGGGGCGTCGCCCGGGGCGACCTCGGCCGCTCGCTGCGGCTGGGAGAGGACAACCTGAGCCTCATCTGGCGGCGCCTGCCCGCCACGCTCGAGCTCGCCCTCGCCGCCCTCTTCCTGGCCGTCGTCGTCGGGGTGCCGCTCGGCCTGCTGGGCGGCATGGCGCCCGGCAGTTCCCTGGACACCTTTGCGCGCGCCGTGGGGCTGGCCGGGCAGACGGTCCCCAACTTCTGGCTGGCCATGCTGCTCATCCTCGTCTTCGCGGTGAACCTGGGCCTCTTTCCCTCCTTTGGCCGGAGCGGCCTCCATTCGCTCGTCCTGCCGGCCTTGGCGCTCGGCTTCGCGCTCATCGGCCAGGTCGTGCGCCTGACTCGCGCCAGCGTCCTCGAAGTGCGCAGCGAGGACTACGTGCGCACCGCCCGCGCCAAGGGGATGCGGCGCCAGCGCGTCTCCTTCAAACACGTCATCCCCAACGCGGCGATTCCCTTG
This window harbors:
- a CDS encoding ABC transporter permease, which codes for MAGFILRRLAQALLFAVGAVVLVFFMVRLTGDPSALMLAREATPEQRAAFRTATGLDRPLFEQLARYLGGVARGDLGRSLRLGEDNLSLIWRRLPATLELALAALFLAVVVGVPLGLLGGMAPGSSLDTFARAVGLAGQTVPNFWLAMLLILVFAVNLGLFPSFGRSGLHSLVLPALALGFALIGQVVRLTRASVLEVRSEDYVRTARAKGMRRQRVSFKHVIPNAAIPLISVLGVQFTYLLGGSVYIEVIFAWPGLGSLLEGAIRDGDFPLVQAITIFFALFAIMAQLLSDALYAAIDPRVRMG